In the Leptospiraceae bacterium genome, one interval contains:
- a CDS encoding MBOAT family protein — MLFNSVHFLGFFLVTIVIGNILKQRPQRIFLLFASFYFYMAWNINFIVLLLSSTVLDYLVALGIDKVGASEKQRKLLLSLSIFGNLGLLSYFKYTNFLLGVVGDLNFINSYRFPIYNITLPVGISFYTFQSMSYTIDVYRKQIEARKSFIDFSLYVAFFPQLVAGPIVRATTFFRDLDDRLNILNEDIQIAISRILIGFTRKIVFADNLGKVVDETFRNYSMMNPLEIWTGAIAFGWQIYFDFAGYTDIAIGVARLFGFKFDANFQFPMTVRNISEHWTKWHISFTTWIRDYIFIPLGGSRGSVLFTYRNIFITWLFGGVWHGAAYHYIAWGVWQGIMITIHREYSKTKLREFFHSKGGLIYNIFSRFLTMYCLGFGFVMFRAETMTKAWEMIQSMLFLKNISQIKRYANWEYGVLLIICFFASSFFSKRNIEFMATSKNKLTYLNIAAIFLLLIFGVTESQNFLYFAF, encoded by the coding sequence ATGCTCTTTAACTCAGTCCACTTCTTAGGTTTTTTTTTAGTAACTATTGTAATCGGCAATATCTTAAAACAAAGACCCCAAAGAATATTTTTACTATTCGCAAGTTTTTATTTTTACATGGCTTGGAATATAAATTTTATCGTACTGCTACTTTCATCCACAGTTTTAGACTATCTTGTTGCTCTCGGAATTGATAAAGTTGGAGCAAGCGAAAAACAAAGGAAACTTTTACTAAGCCTTTCTATATTCGGAAATCTTGGTCTATTGTCTTATTTTAAATACACAAATTTTTTACTCGGTGTAGTCGGCGACCTCAATTTTATAAACTCTTATAGATTCCCGATATACAATATCACTTTGCCTGTCGGGATTTCATTTTATACATTTCAATCTATGAGCTATACGATTGATGTTTACAGAAAACAAATCGAAGCCAGAAAATCTTTTATAGATTTTTCTTTGTATGTGGCATTTTTCCCGCAGCTTGTAGCAGGTCCGATAGTTCGAGCTACTACTTTTTTTCGCGACTTGGATGACCGGCTCAATATCTTAAACGAAGATATACAAATTGCAATTTCCAGAATTCTTATCGGCTTTACGAGAAAAATTGTTTTTGCAGATAACCTTGGAAAAGTGGTAGATGAAACTTTTAGAAACTATTCTATGATGAATCCTCTTGAAATCTGGACTGGTGCTATTGCATTTGGCTGGCAGATCTATTTTGATTTTGCTGGGTACACAGATATTGCCATAGGAGTAGCTCGACTTTTTGGTTTTAAGTTCGATGCAAATTTCCAGTTTCCAATGACTGTGAGAAATATTTCAGAGCATTGGACTAAATGGCACATATCATTCACTACTTGGATTCGAGACTATATTTTTATACCTCTCGGAGGCTCAAGAGGCTCTGTTCTTTTTACTTATAGAAATATATTTATTACCTGGTTGTTTGGTGGAGTTTGGCACGGTGCTGCCTACCATTACATTGCATGGGGTGTGTGGCAAGGTATTATGATTACAATTCATCGGGAATACTCAAAAACAAAACTAAGAGAATTTTTTCACTCAAAGGGAGGGCTCATTTACAATATATTTTCCAGATTCTTAACGATGTACTGTCTTGGGTTTGGCTTTGTAATGTTTCGAGCAGAGACAATGACAAAAGCATGGGAGATGATACAATCAATGCTATTTCTAAAAAATATTTCGCAAATCAAGCGTTATGCGAATTGGGAATATGGAGTTTTACTTATAATTTGCTTTTTTGCAAGCTCCTTTTTTTCTAAAAGGAATATCGAGTTTATGGCTACAAGTAAAAATAAGCTCACCTATCTGAATATTGCTGCAATATTTTTGCTGTTGATATTTGGCGTAACCGAAAGTCAAAATTTCCTATACTTCGCATTCTGA
- a CDS encoding type II toxin-antitoxin system VapC family toxin, with the protein MNHYLLDTNICIYLINNRPQEVYTKFKKVKLENIHISSVTDFELRYGVQKSSKNNYNSKILDEFLSYLDIIPFDSKAASIALCTLLLHTKTGLPLLEIRPCCNFYLYKNTRIVKLRESGVRYMRISYRNFNFQYSIKIYFSVIFLKKNYSEKKIMTLLQKNPKIGFCTISK; encoded by the coding sequence TTGAATCATTATCTTCTCGACACTAATATTTGTATTTATTTGATCAACAATCGACCGCAAGAAGTCTACACAAAATTCAAGAAAGTTAAACTGGAGAATATTCATATATCCTCTGTTACTGATTTTGAATTGAGATACGGTGTCCAGAAAAGTTCAAAAAATAACTACAATTCAAAAATTTTAGATGAGTTTTTGAGTTATTTGGATATTATTCCTTTTGATAGCAAAGCGGCATCAATTGCGCTGTGCACCCTGCTTTTGCATACAAAGACAGGGCTTCCCCTACTGGAAATCCGACCTTGTTGCAATTTTTACTTATACAAAAATACTCGCATCGTTAAACTTCGCGAATCCGGAGTACGCTATATGAGGATTTCTTATCGGAATTTTAACTTCCAATATTCAATCAAAATATATTTCTCCGTAATTTTTCTGAAAAAAAACTACTCCGAGAAAAAAATTATGACACTTCTGCAAAAAAACCCTAAAATAGGTTTTTGTACTATTAGCAAATAG
- a CDS encoding AbrB/MazE/SpoVT family DNA-binding domain-containing protein → MNRAKLFKNGESQAIRLPKQFRFKGKEVYIRKDGNNVVLSPIDDAVDRIWKILFDFSNNLNVERSQPKDFDKREIF, encoded by the coding sequence ATGAATCGAGCAAAATTATTTAAAAACGGGGAAAGTCAAGCTATCAGGCTTCCAAAGCAGTTTCGCTTTAAAGGAAAGGAAGTTTACATTAGAAAAGATGGTAACAATGTTGTATTATCTCCCATTGACGATGCAGTTGATAGAATTTGGAAGATACTATTTGATTTCTCAAACAATTTGAATGTAGAAAGAAGTCAGCCGAAAGATTTTGATAAGAGAGAAATTTTTTGA
- the rsgA gene encoding ribosome small subunit-dependent GTPase A — protein sequence MQLVDLGWNSFFENHFEQYRNEKYSPLRIIRENREKYIAYGEFGEFLCEISGKYRFDKDSKAEFPTVGDWVVSTIRLDENKATIHAILPRRSVFSRKVADQITDEQVVAANINTIFIVTGLDLNFNLRRIERYLAMAWNSGATPVIILNKSDLCPENEIRKSEVESIAFGVDIHTISAAQNIGIEILNRYIRPGETVAFVGSSGVGKSTIINSLLGKNKLKVNEVSELGSRGRHTTTHRELILLPNGGIVIDTPGMRELQVWGDEEGLKHVFDDIEELASNCRFKNCSHENEPGCAIIEATNNGTLDSGRLESFYKLKKEFSYLADRQTMKASAIEKARGKKISKLIKNYYKDHKDKK from the coding sequence ATGCAACTGGTTGATTTAGGGTGGAATTCATTTTTTGAAAATCATTTTGAACAATATCGAAATGAAAAATATTCTCCTTTAAGAATAATCAGAGAAAATCGAGAAAAATATATAGCTTATGGTGAATTTGGAGAATTTCTATGTGAAATATCAGGTAAATATAGATTTGACAAAGACAGTAAAGCAGAATTCCCCACAGTAGGTGATTGGGTCGTAAGCACTATTCGACTTGATGAAAATAAAGCCACTATACATGCTATTTTACCCAGAAGAAGTGTCTTTAGCCGTAAGGTTGCAGACCAAATTACTGATGAACAAGTTGTAGCAGCTAACATTAACACAATTTTTATCGTTACCGGGTTGGATTTGAATTTTAATTTAAGACGCATTGAAAGGTATTTAGCTATGGCATGGAATAGCGGAGCTACACCTGTAATAATTTTAAATAAATCCGATCTTTGTCCAGAAAATGAAATACGAAAAAGTGAAGTCGAAAGTATTGCATTCGGAGTTGATATACACACAATTAGTGCTGCTCAAAATATTGGTATAGAAATCCTGAATAGATATATCCGACCTGGAGAAACTGTGGCATTCGTGGGTTCGTCCGGTGTTGGAAAGTCCACAATAATTAATTCGCTTCTTGGTAAAAATAAACTTAAAGTAAATGAAGTGAGTGAATTGGGGAGCCGAGGCAGACATACAACAACTCATCGCGAATTAATATTGCTTCCCAACGGTGGTATTGTTATAGATACTCCTGGAATGCGTGAATTGCAGGTTTGGGGTGATGAAGAGGGATTAAAACATGTATTTGATGATATTGAAGAATTAGCCTCAAACTGTCGTTTTAAAAATTGTAGCCATGAAAACGAACCCGGGTGTGCTATCATTGAAGCTACAAACAATGGCACACTCGATTCCGGTCGTTTAGAAAGTTTTTATAAATTAAAAAAAGAATTTTCTTACTTAGCAGATCGTCAAACTATGAAAGCCAGCGCTATTGAAAAAGCACGCGGTAAAAAAATTAGTAAATTGATAAAAAATTATTATAAAGACCATAAAGATAAAAAATAG
- the htpX gene encoding protease HtpX — translation MWFKRIGLFMLTNILIVATISIITSIFGVRHYLDASGINFGALITFCLIWGMTGSFISLLLSKQMAKWMMGVKIIDPRTGGQYNEILNTVKRLSQTAKLPMPEVGVYESPEINAFATGPSKSSALVAVSTGLLQRMNSSEVEGVLAHELSHVANGDMVTMTLIQGIVNSFAMFLSRIISFAVGQMVKEDLEVVVRMVTTIVLDIVFSILGSLVVAYFSRQREFRADYGGAKLAGRSNMIAALESLKRTIDGPEDNKGDAFASMKISGRSKWFALFSTHPPLEVRIAALKSATIM, via the coding sequence ATGTGGTTTAAGCGTATCGGACTTTTCATGCTGACAAATATTTTAATTGTCGCCACAATTTCGATTATTACAAGCATTTTTGGTGTAAGGCACTATCTCGATGCAAGTGGGATCAATTTTGGAGCCTTAATTACTTTCTGCCTTATCTGGGGGATGACCGGCTCATTTATTTCTCTACTTTTATCCAAGCAAATGGCAAAATGGATGATGGGAGTCAAAATTATTGATCCAAGGACGGGCGGTCAATACAATGAAATCCTAAATACAGTAAAAAGACTCAGCCAAACTGCAAAACTTCCAATGCCCGAAGTGGGAGTCTATGAATCCCCAGAAATCAACGCTTTTGCGACTGGCCCTTCTAAATCCAGCGCCTTAGTAGCGGTTTCCACAGGACTATTGCAAAGAATGAACTCTTCTGAAGTAGAAGGTGTATTGGCACACGAATTGTCTCACGTTGCCAACGGGGACATGGTGACTATGACTCTAATCCAAGGAATTGTAAACTCTTTTGCAATGTTCTTGTCCAGAATCATCAGCTTTGCCGTAGGACAGATGGTAAAAGAAGACCTCGAAGTTGTAGTAAGAATGGTCACTACAATCGTACTCGATATAGTGTTCAGTATCCTTGGCTCACTCGTAGTTGCTTATTTCTCAAGACAAAGAGAGTTTCGAGCAGACTATGGTGGAGCAAAACTTGCCGGAAGAAGCAATATGATCGCTGCCTTAGAAAGCCTTAAAAGAACTATCGACGGGCCTGAAGACAATAAAGGAGATGCTTTTGCTTCTATGAAAATTTCCGGCAGATCAAAATGGTTTGCACTATTTTCTACTCACCCTCCCCTTGAAGTAAGAATTGCGGCTTTAAAATCTGCAACCATTATGTAA
- a CDS encoding NCS2 family permease, with translation MQNSFRWFVKGDLDGFFGLVVDNLIQLLVILGLCHSLCGFPFEFIYKVILPGVAVSLVIGNILYSIQARKLAIKENRNDVTALPYGINTVSLFAFIFFVISPVYNSTKDYTLAWKIGLLASFTSGLIEFFGSFVAEKIRKITPRAALLSALAGIAITFISMDFLIRTYQNPLVAFIPFGVILLQYFGKVKFPFHLPGGLISVLLGISLAWMSGFWGKPMMDKTLLSDSVQYISFYFPILSIQDLYSVFNLVNIKEYLSVIIPMGIFNVIGSLQNIESAEAAGDKFHTRNSLLINGTGTLIGAIFGSPFPTTIYIGHPGWKGIGARYGYSILNGIFITLICIFGFMGLIKALVPIEAGMAIILWIGIIIGSQAFESSPKRHAPAIIVGLFPALAGWAVLLVQNSFLFANGKLSEILATEKITKPYSIALSELPSDLPFLPYPIGGLLSLSQGFLLVSMIWAAIIVFIIDRDFIRSAYWCVIAAILSSIGIIHSYILKGNSILNDYSFLSSTTFTQGYLLLSGLFFLIHFFENRNTK, from the coding sequence ATGCAAAATTCATTTCGTTGGTTTGTAAAAGGTGACTTAGACGGTTTTTTTGGATTAGTCGTAGATAACCTAATCCAATTACTCGTAATTCTTGGGCTTTGCCATAGTCTGTGTGGTTTCCCTTTTGAATTTATTTACAAAGTAATATTGCCCGGTGTCGCAGTTTCTCTCGTAATAGGAAATATTTTATATTCTATTCAAGCAAGAAAGTTAGCAATTAAAGAAAATAGAAACGATGTTACTGCCCTTCCGTACGGAATCAATACCGTATCTCTTTTTGCATTTATATTTTTTGTAATCTCTCCTGTTTACAACTCTACCAAGGACTATACACTCGCATGGAAAATCGGGCTACTTGCAAGTTTCACAAGCGGGTTAATAGAATTCTTTGGATCCTTTGTAGCAGAGAAAATCCGTAAAATCACTCCAAGAGCAGCCCTTCTGTCTGCACTTGCAGGAATTGCAATTACTTTTATTTCTATGGATTTTCTAATCAGAACCTACCAAAACCCATTGGTTGCGTTCATTCCTTTTGGTGTTATACTACTTCAATATTTTGGTAAAGTCAAATTTCCATTCCATTTACCCGGAGGGCTGATTTCTGTTCTTCTTGGAATAAGCCTTGCATGGATGAGTGGTTTCTGGGGAAAACCGATGATGGATAAGACTCTGCTAAGCGATTCAGTTCAATATATTTCTTTTTACTTCCCTATACTTTCTATTCAAGACCTATACTCTGTATTCAATCTTGTAAATATAAAAGAATACTTATCCGTAATCATCCCTATGGGAATATTCAATGTAATAGGCTCTCTTCAAAATATAGAATCCGCCGAAGCTGCCGGAGACAAATTTCACACCAGAAATTCTTTACTCATAAACGGTACAGGCACTCTAATCGGTGCAATTTTCGGCTCTCCATTCCCTACTACTATCTACATTGGTCACCCCGGCTGGAAGGGTATCGGAGCGAGATACGGATACTCAATTCTAAACGGAATATTTATTACACTGATTTGTATTTTTGGTTTTATGGGGTTAATAAAAGCTCTCGTCCCGATAGAAGCCGGTATGGCAATAATACTCTGGATCGGTATTATTATCGGCTCACAGGCTTTTGAATCCTCCCCTAAACGTCATGCACCAGCGATCATTGTAGGGCTTTTCCCGGCTTTGGCTGGTTGGGCAGTTTTACTCGTTCAAAATTCTTTTCTGTTCGCAAACGGAAAATTATCTGAAATCTTAGCAACCGAGAAAATCACTAAGCCTTATTCTATTGCTTTATCTGAACTTCCTTCCGACTTGCCTTTTCTCCCCTACCCAATCGGTGGACTACTATCTTTGTCGCAAGGATTTTTACTTGTTTCTATGATCTGGGCGGCTATCATTGTATTTATAATTGATAGAGATTTTATTCGATCTGCATATTGGTGCGTCATAGCTGCAATTCTATCTTCGATTGGAATTATACACTCATACATTCTAAAAGGAAACTCAATCCTAAACGATTATTCCTTTCTATCGTCAACAACATTTACACAGGGGTATCTTTTACTTTCCGGATTATTTTTTCTTATCCATTTTTTTGAGAATAGAAATACAAAATGA
- a CDS encoding stringent starvation protein B: MSDKDNEKYEERLVLRGFKAQVFDTFWERFGTFFLHILPHPGLEIGKRGLLKEEQESGIVIVIGPKAIRDISSQPDHLFVELQFGYKWEKLVIPWDAVFRMYDKSQSAVFQTKVFTDYSNEEPVESVSKAEKKPTGKKKSPNSNVIQVDFGAKK; this comes from the coding sequence ATGTCAGATAAAGATAATGAAAAATACGAAGAAAGACTTGTTCTCAGAGGATTCAAGGCTCAGGTTTTTGATACATTTTGGGAAAGATTCGGAACTTTCTTTTTGCATATTTTACCTCATCCCGGTTTGGAAATTGGAAAACGAGGGCTATTAAAAGAAGAGCAAGAATCAGGAATAGTTATCGTTATTGGTCCGAAAGCTATTCGAGATATATCCTCTCAACCCGATCATCTTTTTGTGGAATTGCAGTTTGGATATAAATGGGAAAAATTGGTCATCCCTTGGGATGCAGTTTTTAGAATGTACGATAAATCCCAAAGCGCTGTATTCCAAACCAAAGTATTTACAGACTATAGCAATGAAGAGCCTGTCGAATCTGTAAGTAAAGCTGAAAAAAAACCTACAGGAAAAAAGAAAAGCCCTAACTCAAATGTGATTCAGGTGGATTTTGGGGCAAAAAAGTAA
- a CDS encoding polysaccharide biosynthesis protein, which produces MVVSFCLAHLIRYESLEFYLGRETEFYMSLLIVISTRSVIFIFSNIYRSIWAHASIHDLIEIIKTTLISSLVSTTAIVFYNRFEQQSRMVPVLDTLILLSFLCFRSFFWRIIRDQYLGQKVKSGKPTLFLGAGKLGALLLAEIRRQPSLNLKPIGFLDDDKEKLGAHIHGLPILGNISQAEEIISKFLIQEVIITMNSPKREILTEIRHLCERHNIVLRILPSINEMFLAGNPAVSQLREVRVEDLLGREVVDLEITSIESYLKEKTILISGAGGSIGSEIARQVSHFQPTTIVLLDAAETPLYEIEYELSKAYPDIKYFPVIADVKNISRLGHIFERYAPSVVFHCAAYKHVPMMECNPGEAVLNNILGTKNIADVSRLSGVNRFVLISTDKAVNPVNIMGASKRAAELYLQHIAQNSRTKFITVRFGNVLGSNGSVIPRFKEQIQSGGPVTVTHPEIIRFFMTIPEASQLVLQAGSMGECGEIYILDMGEPVKILDLAEDMIRLSGFTPYKDIDIQFTGLRPGEKLYEELLLNFEELKKTYHPKIRIASPMENYNQLLFQNKLNQLFGAAKANKEKEIYDLFKEIIPEYKKHDEYISISRASK; this is translated from the coding sequence ATGGTTGTATCATTTTGTTTAGCTCATCTAATCCGTTATGAAAGCCTTGAATTCTATCTTGGAAGAGAGACCGAATTCTACATGTCCTTACTTATCGTAATCAGCACAAGATCTGTTATTTTTATTTTCTCGAATATATACAGGTCTATATGGGCGCATGCGTCTATCCACGATTTAATCGAAATTATTAAAACCACCCTAATCTCCTCCTTAGTCTCAACCACTGCAATCGTATTTTACAATAGGTTTGAACAACAGTCGAGAATGGTTCCTGTTTTAGATACATTGATACTTCTAAGTTTTTTATGTTTTAGAAGTTTTTTCTGGAGGATCATTCGAGACCAGTATTTAGGGCAAAAAGTCAAATCAGGAAAGCCCACTCTATTTTTAGGAGCTGGGAAGTTAGGCGCTCTACTTTTAGCCGAAATCAGGAGACAACCTTCTCTCAATCTAAAGCCGATTGGCTTTTTAGATGACGACAAAGAAAAATTAGGAGCACACATTCACGGTCTTCCGATTTTAGGAAATATTTCACAGGCAGAAGAAATCATTTCTAAATTTTTGATCCAAGAAGTGATTATCACAATGAACTCTCCAAAAAGAGAAATTCTGACAGAAATCCGGCATCTCTGTGAGAGGCACAATATTGTTCTCAGGATACTACCCTCTATCAATGAGATGTTTCTTGCCGGCAATCCAGCAGTTAGTCAATTGAGAGAAGTTCGAGTAGAAGACCTGCTCGGTCGAGAAGTAGTAGATTTAGAAATTACCTCTATTGAATCTTACTTAAAAGAAAAAACTATTTTGATTTCAGGTGCGGGTGGTTCCATAGGAAGTGAAATCGCAAGACAGGTTAGTCATTTTCAACCAACTACTATCGTGTTATTGGATGCCGCCGAAACCCCATTGTATGAAATCGAATACGAGCTTTCCAAAGCCTATCCGGATATAAAATATTTTCCCGTAATTGCAGACGTTAAAAATATTTCTAGACTCGGGCATATTTTTGAACGTTATGCGCCATCAGTCGTGTTCCATTGTGCAGCCTATAAACACGTACCTATGATGGAGTGCAACCCCGGAGAAGCCGTACTAAACAATATTCTCGGGACAAAAAATATCGCAGATGTGTCCAGACTTTCCGGGGTAAATAGATTTGTATTAATTTCTACAGATAAAGCAGTCAACCCTGTAAATATCATGGGCGCTTCTAAAAGAGCAGCCGAACTGTATCTTCAACACATTGCCCAGAATTCCAGAACAAAGTTTATAACAGTTCGTTTTGGAAATGTTCTGGGCTCAAACGGCAGTGTGATCCCGAGATTCAAAGAGCAAATTCAAAGCGGAGGTCCGGTTACTGTTACTCATCCTGAAATTATTCGCTTTTTTATGACAATACCAGAAGCCTCTCAATTGGTTCTACAAGCGGGCAGCATGGGGGAATGTGGAGAAATTTATATACTCGATATGGGTGAGCCGGTCAAAATTCTTGATTTGGCGGAAGATATGATTCGTCTATCCGGATTTACTCCTTACAAAGACATAGACATACAATTCACCGGTCTTCGTCCGGGCGAAAAACTATACGAAGAGTTGCTTTTGAATTTTGAAGAATTAAAAAAAACATACCATCCAAAAATCAGGATAGCTTCTCCAATGGAAAATTATAATCAATTATTATTTCAAAACAAACTAAACCAACTTTTTGGGGCAGCAAAAGCAAACAAAGAAAAAGAAATTTACGATCTATTCAAGGAAATTATTCCAGAATACAAAAAACACGATGAGTATATTTCCATAAGCCGAGCTTCCAAGTAA